In one Bacillus sp. Marseille-P3661 genomic region, the following are encoded:
- a CDS encoding histidine kinase N-terminal domain-containing protein: MLTIEEKISIFIDEHINDFVDGWKDQILTSDPEFQETIINYGITMYHIMKDYICSSTPTKQEVDLKKFANNVAKELVSTNKELGSLVYNVNLSRTEVFKHLSNLNISIEELQESINKINTCFDQFLYYAVCEYTTLMNAIIEEKNRFIAQSHKDRLTILGQMTSSFVHECKNPLTAVIGFIQLLKSEYPTLPYISVLQRELDQLNSRISQFLLLSKNKTNKNVESFLMTDLIEETKDFIYPRTVDKGIDLVVSAEGMEYTGYRDELKQVLVNIIFNSIEALDQSKELRKQITVSLTKSIDKIFIHISNNGPKIPDESLASIFEPFVTTKNTGTGLGLFVCKQIIEKHSGHLHCRSNDEMTTFTIELPELKS; this comes from the coding sequence ATGCTAACAATCGAAGAAAAGATTTCTATCTTTATAGATGAACATATTAATGATTTTGTAGACGGGTGGAAGGATCAAATCTTAACTTCCGACCCCGAGTTTCAAGAAACAATAATTAACTATGGGATCACTATGTATCATATTATGAAAGATTATATATGTTCTTCTACTCCTACTAAACAAGAAGTTGATCTGAAAAAATTTGCTAATAATGTAGCTAAGGAATTAGTTTCAACAAATAAGGAACTTGGAAGTCTTGTTTATAATGTAAATTTAAGTCGTACAGAGGTTTTTAAGCATCTAAGTAATTTAAATATTTCGATTGAGGAATTACAAGAAAGTATCAATAAAATTAATACATGTTTTGATCAATTCCTTTATTATGCAGTATGCGAATATACAACCCTAATGAATGCCATTATCGAAGAAAAAAATAGATTCATAGCTCAGTCACATAAAGATCGACTAACGATTCTAGGGCAGATGACTTCAAGCTTTGTACATGAATGTAAAAATCCACTTACAGCTGTAATCGGATTTATTCAACTACTAAAATCTGAATATCCAACATTGCCATACATAAGTGTTTTACAAAGAGAACTTGATCAACTTAATTCAAGAATTTCACAATTTTTACTACTTTCTAAAAACAAAACAAACAAAAACGTTGAGTCATTTCTTATGACTGATTTAATTGAGGAAACAAAGGATTTTATATACCCGCGCACTGTTGACAAAGGGATTGACTTAGTAGTTAGTGCTGAAGGAATGGAATATACCGGTTATCGTGATGAACTTAAACAAGTTCTTGTCAATATTATCTTTAATTCCATCGAAGCATTAGATCAGTCGAAAGAATTAAGAAAGCAAATTACTGTTTCACTAACAAAATCGATAGACAAAATATTTATTCATATATCAAATAACGGTCCAAAAATACCAGATGAAAGCTTAGCATCTATATTTGAGCCTTTTGTTACAACAAAAAACACAGGCACAGGATTAGGTTTATTCGTTTGTAAACAAATTATTGAAAAGCATTCCGGTCATTTACATTGCCGTTCTAATGATGAAATGACAACGTTTACAATTGAGTTGCCGGAATTGAAAAGCTAA
- a CDS encoding PhnE/PtxC family ABC transporter permease, with amino-acid sequence MKKTTQTPYKKPKFGFVKFSFFFTIFIIISSWVFVIRGEGANLIEIFSEKNFYHTQKFLSGLVGVNEETPAFLDSTSWKNALMLTFETLQMSIMAIGFSTIVMIITVIPAAGNVANGSLTLTKRWYSKIIYSLIRISYVFSRAVPELIWAMIIIFIFKPGVLPGAIALALHNFGILGKLCAEVIEDIDARPIRSLASSGASKSQMFIYGVLPTVMPKFITYILYRWEVIIRTTIVVGFVGAGGLGHEFKLSMSWFHYSEITLFLICYVFLVGLVDLISEGIRRFIQ; translated from the coding sequence ATGAAAAAAACAACTCAAACACCTTATAAAAAGCCAAAGTTTGGTTTTGTGAAATTTTCATTCTTTTTTACGATTTTTATTATTATTTCTTCGTGGGTATTTGTTATTAGAGGTGAAGGTGCAAATCTCATTGAGATTTTTTCCGAAAAGAATTTCTATCATACTCAAAAATTTTTAAGTGGGCTTGTTGGTGTTAATGAGGAAACACCTGCATTTTTAGATTCTACTAGTTGGAAAAATGCACTAATGCTCACATTTGAAACATTACAAATGAGTATTATGGCGATTGGTTTCTCAACCATTGTAATGATAATTACAGTTATACCAGCAGCCGGTAATGTTGCTAATGGATCCTTAACCCTAACAAAACGATGGTATAGTAAAATAATCTACTCTTTGATTAGAATTTCCTATGTCTTTTCTAGAGCTGTTCCAGAGCTAATATGGGCGATGATCATTATCTTCATTTTCAAGCCTGGCGTACTGCCTGGAGCGATTGCTTTAGCACTACACAACTTTGGGATTTTAGGCAAGCTATGTGCAGAAGTAATCGAGGATATAGATGCTCGCCCTATCCGAAGCTTAGCTTCTTCAGGAGCAAGCAAAAGCCAAATGTTTATTTATGGTGTACTACCTACTGTTATGCCGAAATTTATCACTTACATTTTATATAGATGGGAAGTTATTATTAGAACGACGATAGTAGTCGGATTTGTAGGTGCAGGGGGCTTAGGACATGAATTTAAACTAAGCATGAGCTGGTTCCATTACTCAGAAATAACGTTATTTTTGATATGTTACGTATTTTTAGTCGGATTAGTAGATTTAATATCTGAAGGAATACGAAGATTTATTCAATAG